A window of the Phaseolus vulgaris cultivar G19833 chromosome 5, P. vulgaris v2.0, whole genome shotgun sequence genome harbors these coding sequences:
- the LOC137834059 gene encoding uncharacterized protein, producing the protein MSEGRERSHRSLTQETLKTSRISTYTVLGEESLQVYVVEGGETWMMPYKRYVADGILPLKPTEARKIKKNLTKYTLIDGELFRHGFTHPILVCVSGEQCARIMEELHEGICGSHIGGRSLASKAIRAGYYCPTIREDYTKYAQ; encoded by the coding sequence ATGTCAGAAGGGAGAGagaggagtcatcggtcgttgactcaggaGACATTGAAAACGTCCAGGATAAGCACATACACAGTTCTTGGGGAAGAGTCATTGCAGGTCTACGTGGTGGAAGGAGGAGAAACCTGGATGATGCCCTACAAGCGTTACGTGGCTGATGGAATACTCCCGTTGAAACCCACAGAGGCcaggaaaataaagaaaaatttgacCAAGTACACCCTCATTGACGGAGagttgttcagacacgggttcacccaccctatcctGGTATGTGTAAGTGGCGAGCAGTGTGCACGAATAATGGAAGAactccacgaagggatatgcgggagTCATATCGGTGGTCGATCTCTAGCATCGAAGGCCATTCGTGCGGGATACTATTGTCCGACCATAAGGGAAGACTACACGAAGTACGCACAATAG